TCATGGTCAATACTAGTGTCATGGTCAACACTAGTGTTATGGTCAACACCAGTGTCATGGTCAATACTAGTGTCATGGTCAACACCAGTGTCATGGTCAATACTAGTGTCATGGTCAACACTAGTGTCATGGTCAACACCAGTGTCATGGTCAACACCAGTGTCATGGTCAACACTAGTGTCATGGTCAACACCAGTGTCATGGTCAACACCAGTGTCATGGTCAACACCAGTGTCATGGTCAACACCAGTGTCATGGTCAACACCAGTGTCATGGTCAACACTAGTGTCATGGTCAACACCAGTAAGTGTCATGGTCAACACCAGTAAGTGTCATGGTCAACACCAGTAAGTGTCATGGTCAACACCAGTAAGTGTCATGGTCAACACCAGTGTCATGGTCAACACCAGTGTCATGGTCAATACTAGTGTCATGGTCAACACCAGTGTCATGGTCAACACCAGTGTCATGGTCAACACCAGTGTCATGGTCAACACCAGTGTCATGGTCAACACCAGTGTCATGGTCAACACTAGTGTCATGGTCAACACCAGTGTCATGGTCAACACCAGTGTCATGGTCAATATTAGTGTCATGGTCAACACCAGTGTCATGGTCAACACTAGTGTCATGGTCAACACCAGTAAGTGTCATGGTCAACACCAGTGTCATGGTCAACACTAGTGTCATGGTCAACACCAGTAAGTGTCATGGTCAACACCAGTGTCATGGTCAACACCAGTGTCATGGTCAATACTTGTGTCATGGTCAACACCAGTGTCATGGTCAACACTAGTGTCATGGTCAACACTAGTGTCATGGTCAATACTAGTGTCATGGTCAATACTAGTGTCATGGTCAGCACCAGTGTCATGGTCAATACTAGTGTCATGGTCAGCACCAGTGTCATGGTCAACACTAGTGTCATGGTCAACACCAGTGTCATGGTCAATACTAGTGTCATGGTCAACACCAGTGTCATGGTCAATACTAGTGTCATGGTCAACACTAGTGTCATGGTCAACACCAGTGTCATGGTCAACACCAGTGTCATGGTCAACACTAGTGTCATGGTCAACACTAGTGTCATGGTCAACACTAGTGTCATGGTCAACACCAGTGTCACGGTCAATACTAGTGTCATGGTCAATACTAGTGTCTTGGTCAATACTAGTGTCATGGTCAACACTAGTGTCATGGTCAATACTAGTGTCATGGTCAACACCAGTGTCATGGTCAATACTAGTGTCATGGTCAATACTAGTGTCATGGTCAATACTAGTGTCATGGTCAATACTAGTGTCATGGTCAATACTAgtgtcctggtcaatactagtgTCATGGTCAATACTAGTGTCATGGTCAATACTAGTGTCCTGGTCAACACCAGTAAGTGTCATGGTCAACACCAGTGTCATGGTCAACACTAGTGTCATGGTCAACACCAGTGTCATGGTCAACACTAGTGTCATGGTCAACACCAGTGTCATGGTCAACACCAGTAAGTGTCATGGTCAACACCAGTGTCATGGTCAACACCAGTGTCATGGTCAACACCAGTGTCATGGTCAATACTAGTGTCATGGTCAATACTAGTGTCCTGGTCAACACCAGTAAGTGTCATGGTCAACACCAGTGTCATGGTCAACACTACTGTCATGGTCAACACCAGTAAGTGTCATGGTCAATACTAGTGTCATGGTCAACACCAGTGTCATGGTCAACACTAGTGTCATGGTCAACACTAGTGTCATGGTCAACACTAGTGTCATGGTCAACACCAGTAAGTGTCATGGTCAACACCAGTGTCATGGTCAACACCAGTGTCATGGTCAATACTAGTGTCATGGTCAATACTAGTGTCCTGGTCAACACCAGTAAGTGTCATGGTCAACACCAGTGTCATGGTCAACACCAGTGTCATGGTCAACACTAGTGTCATGGTCAACACCAGTAAGTGTCATGGTCAATACTAGTGTCATGGTCAACACCAGTGTCATGGTAAACACCAGTGTCATGGTCAATACTAGTGTCATGGTCAACACTAGTGTTATGGTCAACACCAGTGTCATGGTCAATACTAGTGTCATGGTCAACACCAGTGTCATGGTCAATACTAGTGTCATGGTCAACACTAGTGTCATGGTCAACACCAGTGTCATGGTCAACACCAGTGTCATGGTCAACACTAGTGTCATGGTCAACACCAGTGTCATGGTCAACACCAGTGTCATGGTCAACACCAGTGTCATGGTCAACACCAGTGTCATGGTCAACACCAGTGTCATGGTCAACACTAGTGTCATGGTCAACACCAGTAAGTGTCATGGTCAACACCAGTAAGTGTCATGGTCAACACCAGTAAGTGTCATGGTCAACACCAGTAAGTGTCATGGTCAACACCAGTGTCATGGTCAACACCAGTGTCATGGTCAATACTAGTGTCATGGTCAACACCAGTGTCATGGTCAACACCAGTGTCATGGTCAACACCAGTGTCATGGTCAACACCAGTGTCATGGTCAACACCAGTGTCATGGTCAACACTAGTGTCATGGTCAACACCAGTGTCATGGTCAACACCAGTGTCATGGTCAATATTAGTGTCATGGTCAACACCAGTGTCATGGTCAACACTAGTGTCATGGTCAACACCAGTAAGTGTCATGGTCAACACCAGTGTCATGGTCAACACTAGTGTCATGGTCAACACCAGTAAGTGTCATGGTCAACACCAGTGTCATGGTCAACACCAGTAAGTGTCATGGTCAACACCAGTGTCATGGTCAACACTAGTGTCATGGTCAACACCAGTGTCGACTTTGCCTATGTCCCGAGTacttatttgctgctaggtgaataggagcaTGAGATGTAAGGACACGTGGTGGAAGTTCTCGCTCTACCCAGAGACGGAACTCGGTTGTATGACTTTTAGCACGTCAGGGTGGTCCAGTGGTTAGCGGCTGGGATTCTCTCGGTCGCGGGTTCGAGTCTCCTCACAATTCTAGTTGGTTTTTTCTCATTAACCTCAGTTATATTAAGTAATGAAAGGTAataatcgtgagaaaacattaggtGCAAATGATAATAAAGCAGAAGGAAGGGACACGAGTACAAGGAGTCGGGATAGAAGAACAAGGCGCTGGGATAGGTCAAGGCGCTGGGATAGGACAAGGCGGTGGGATAgcaggacaaggcgctgggataggACAAGGCGGTGGGATAgcaggacaaggcgctgggatagaAGAACAAGGCGCTGGGATGGAGGACAAAGCCCTAGGATACAGCGACAAAAAGCTGGGAAATGAGGAAAATTTGAGAGGAAATGAGGACGGTAATGTCTATTACACCCGTTCTCACCTGTCTGAACTACTTTATCACACCTCCCCCCACTCTTCTCccgccccccccgtcccatctctcttcctctcccccccccctcccccccacacacccctcccatcaCCGTCTGAACAAGTTTGTGTAGTTGGTCGTGTTATTGTGATGGGAGAGGAGCCACGTTGACCCATTCTCTCTGGAGTAGTCATGGAGTGCCACGCCAGTTTTCTATGACGACCGTCACGCAGTAACTTAGATATTTCACCCTTGCTTCCCACGCTCATAAAACTATTTACTCCACATTTTGCTTTCCTATTACCGGGTACAGACAGCTTGTTAGGCTTACCGAAGTCACCTATGCCAACTATTGACCCTGCTTTAGGATGCAACCTACAACAGTTTACTAAAACTTTCAGATACCTTACTATCAGCATCAGTTGTTAGGAAAATGCGCTCACAACGTTTCAGTCCTGCAGCGGGAGTCGAACCTGGGACCTTCAGATTGTAACCAGACTGCGTTGTCTACCGCGCAACAGAACTCTATAAACCACTGACCGAATAAAAATGCACTGAATCAAAAGGAAGTTTTGAAGTTAATggtcataatataatatatttaatatgagAAAAAGCTTTACCTATGGGAAGATGAATATAGAAGGGCAGCAGagtaggcagcagcagcaggagcaggatacATAAAGGGAGCAGaagacacagcagcagcagcagcagcagcaggaggatacATAAAGGAAGCAGAAgacacagcagcagtagcagcagcagcaggagtatacATAAAGGGAGCAGAAgacacagcagcagtagcagcagcagcagcagcaggatacaTAATGGGAGCAGaagacacagcagcagcagtaacagcaccagcagcagtaacagcagcagcagcagcagtaacagcagcagcagcagcagtaacagcagcagcagtaacagcagcagcagcaccaccagacaACAAGATCAGCAAGAAGCGACTATTGACAGCATCAAAAAGCCACGAAAATCTGCCTGAATGAGATTGCTATTGGCCGAGGGGGGGCGAGGCGGTGTGGACACGACGATACACGATCACAATGCATAGTTGATTGACCGAGGGAGGGGTAGGGGCGGGAGGAGGTAGGCCAAGGTAGGGAGGTAAGAATGTAGGAAAGACAGGGAGGGAAAGTGAGACAGGAAGGGAAAGGGAGACAGATGCCGTCACTCACTTATGACAGAGTCCAAGAGGCCACGGaatcctgtacaccagctgacacCTCCGCCACTGACAGTaacagtaccaacaccatactgacagcaacagtaccaacaccatactgacagtaccaacaccatactgacagtaacagtaccaacaccatactgacagtaacagtaccaacaccatactgacagtaacagtaccaacaccatactgacagtaacagtaccaacaccatactgacagcaacagtaccaacaccatactgacagtaacagtaccaacaccatactgacagtaacagtaccaacaccatactaacagtaacagtaccaacaccatactgacagtaccaacaccatactgacagcaacagtaccaacaccatactgacagtaacagtaccaacaccatactgacagtaacagtaccaacaccatactaacagtaacagtaccaacaccatactgacagtaccaacaccatactgacagcaacagtaccaacaccatactgacagtaacagtaccaacaccatactgacagcaacagtaccaacaccatactgacagtaacagtaccaacaccatactgacagtaacagtaccaacaccatactgacagtaacagtaccaacaccatactgacagtaacagtaccaacaccatactgacagtaacagtaccaacaccatactgacagtaccaacaccatactgacagtaacagtaccaacaccatactgacagtaacagtaccaacaccatactgacagtaccaacaccatactgacagcaacagtaccaacaccatactgacagtaacagtaccaacaccatactgacagtaacagtaccaacaccatactaacagtaacagtaccaacaccatactgacagcaacagtaccaacaccatactgacagtaacagtaccaacaccatactgacagtaacagtaccaacaccatactgacagtaccaacaccatactgacagtaacagtaccaacaccatactgacagtaacagtaccaacaccatactgacagtaacagtaccaacaccatactgacagtaacagtaccaacaccatactgacagtaacagtaccaacaccatactgacagtaacagtaccaacaccatactgaacagtaacagtaccaacaccatactgacagtaacagtaccaacaccatactgacagtaacagtaccaacaccatactgacagtaacagtaccaacaccatactgacagtaacagtaccaacaccatactgacagtaacagtaccaacaccatactgacagtaacagtaccaacaccatactgacagtaacagtaccaacacatactgacagtaacagtaccaacaccatactgacagtaacagtaccaacaccatactgacagtaacagtaccaacaccatactgacagtaacagtaccaacaccatactgacagcaacagtaccaacaccatactgacagtaccaacaccatactgacagtaacagtaccaacaccatactgacagtaactgtaccaacaccatactgacagtaccaacaccatactgacagtaacagtaccaacaccatactgacagtaacagtaccaacaccatactgacagtaccaacaccatactgacagtaacagtaccaacaccatactgacagtaacagtaccaacaccatactggcagtaacagtaccaacaccatactgacagtaacagtaccaacaccatactgacagtaacagtaccaacaccatactgacagtaacagtaccaacaccatactgacagtaacagtaccaacaccatactgacagtaacagtaccaacaccatactaacagtaacagtaccaacaccatactgacagtaccaacaccatactgacagtaacagtaccaacaccatactgacagtaacagtaccaacaccatactgacagtaacagtaccaacaccatactgacagtaacagtacccaacaccatactgacagtaacagtaccaacaccatactgacagtaacagtaccaacaccatactgacagtaacagtaccaacaccatactgacagtaagtaccaacaccatactgacagtaacagtaccaacaccatactgacagtaaccaagtaccaacaccatactgacagtagcagtaccaacaccataactgacagtaacagtaccaacaccatactgacagtacACCAACACCATACCACTGACAGTAACAGTATCCaacaccatactgacagtaccaacaccatactgacagtaacagtagccaacaccataCTAACAGTAACAGTTAACCAAGCACCATACTGACAGTAGCACATGTACCAACACCATACTGACAGTAACAGTACTACAACACCAATACTGACAGTaacagtaccaacaccatactgacagcaacagtaccaacaccatactgacagtaccaccacaccatactgacagtaacagtaccaacaccatactgacagtaactgtaccaacaccatactgacagtaccaacaccatactgacagtaacagtaccacaccatactgacagtaacagtaccaacaccatactgacagtaccgaacaccatactgacagtaacagtaccaacaccatactgacagtacAGTGACAGcaaaagtaccaaacacatactacagtaacagtaccaacaccatactGACAGTAACAGTACCGACAACCATACTGACAGTaacagtaccaacaccatactgacagtaacagtaccaacaccatactgacagtaccaACACATACTAACAGTAACAGTACCAACACACTGACAGTacagtaccaacaccatactaacagtaacagtaccaacaccatactgacacagtaAACAGGACCAACACCATACTGACAGTaacagtaccaacaccatactGACAGTAACAGTACCCAACACCATACTGACAGTAACAGTACCATACCATACTACAGTAACAGTACACCCATACTGACAGTAACAAGTACCGACACCATACTGACAGTaacagtaccaacaccatactgacagtaacagtaccaacaccatactgacagtaacagtaccaacaccatactgacagtaacagtaccaacaccatactgacagtaccaacaccatactgacagtaacagtaccaacaccatactgacagtaccaacaccatactgacagtaacagtaccaacaccatactaacagtaacagtaccaacaccatactgacagtaacagtaccaacaccatactgacagtaacagtaccaacaccatactgacagtaacagtaccaacaccatactgacagtaccaacaccatactgacagtaacagtaccaacaccatactgacagtaacagtaccaacaccatactgacagtaacagtaccaacaccatactgacagtaacagtaccaacaccatactgacagtaacagtaccaacaccatactgacagtaacagtaccaacaccataataacagtaacagtaccaacaccatactgacagtaccaacaccatactgacagtaacagtaccaacaccatactgacagtaacagtaccaacaccatactgacagtaacagtaccgacaccatactgacagtaacagtaccaacaccatactaacagtaacagtaccaacaccatactgacagtaccaacaccatactaacagtaacagtaccaacaccatactgacagtaccaacaccatactgacagtaacagtaccaacaccatactgacagtaacagtaccaacaccatactgacagtaacagtaccaacaccatactgacagtaacagtaccaacaccatactgacagtaacagtaccaacaccatactgacagtaacagtaccaacaccatactgacagcaacagtaccaacaccatactgacagtaacagtaccaacaccatactgacagtaacagtaccgacaccatactgacagtaacagtaccaacaccatactgacagtaacagtaccaacaccatactgacagtaccaacaccatactgacagtaacagtaccaacaccatactgacagtaacagtaccaacaccatactaacagtaacagtaccaacaccatactaacagtaacagtaccaacaccatactgacagtaacagtaccaacaccatactGACAGTAACAGTACCCACACCATACTGACAGTAACAGTACCAATACCATACTAACAGTAACAGTACCAACACCATAATGacagtaccaacaccatactgacagtaacggtaccaacaccatactgacagtaacagtaccaacaccatactGACAGTAACAGTACCAATACCATACTAACAGTaacagtaccaacaccatactgacagtaccaacaccatactGACAGTAACAGTACCAATACCATACTAACAGTaacagtaccaacaccatactgacagtaccaacaccatactgacagtaccaacaccatactgacagtaacagtaccaacaccatactgacagtaacagtaccaacaccatactaacagtaacagtaccaacaccatactaacagtaacagtaccaacaccatactgacagtaacagtaccaacaccatactgacagtaccaacaccatactgacagtaacagtaccaacaccatactgacagtaacagtaccaacaccatactGACAGTAGCAGTACAAATAGTTAACAATACAATATTGTACTTACTGTCTACAGCTCCAAATTCTTACCTGAAACATAAGGAAAGACTATTATGAGTCAAGGGTTAAATTGGATTATAAAATGGAGACGACAGAATTTAGGTTCTGAAGGAGAGAATTGGATCGTTCCCTAGTAGAAGCTGTCAAGGATAATCATTGGTAAACAAGAATAAATGATAATAACGAGGCAATAGAAGCCAAAAAAATCAATATAGTTTATAAATAACTTATCAtttctctatatatattttcGTGTCTAACTAACTTTTTCTCCACTTATATATAGTTTCCCTTTCTACACttaatttttattgcataaatcctctcctttatataaaatatttatagtCTCAACTATTTTTTTCGCCTAATTCCTTCCATTTACATATTACCCTCATTTAAAGAATCTCCTTTGTAATTCACTGGTATATATAATGCTACTTTTGTAGCATTATATATACCATTATAATGTTTTATATATaccattatatacattatatattaatgttcCTTCATTCTCCTTGTTTCTCTATTATCTTGAGCTTACTTAAGATACACCAAGTGAGATAAGATCAACAGAACTGTGTTTAAGGCCTCCAAGCTGGCCGAAATATCCAAAGAATTACTTAAACTtaagctctcggacgcaggttcaaatcctcgtcagggcccttgtggatttgtttacctaAACTTAAAGTTGCCAAGCCTAACCAGGTTTTAtcataacctagcctaacctagtctaatcctagcctagcctaaccaagCATAGCATATACCAGCCTAGTCTAGCCAAGCCTAACCTAACTCCATGCTAGTCTAGCTTAGCTTACCCTAGTCTAACTTATCCTAAAAGAAGCAATTCAAATTCTAAATCCATGATACCCTAAGGCCTCAGACTACTTATGGACAATTGAGTTTATCTGAAAATGTAAATAAATCAACAGTAAAGTATTTATCTTGTAAATATTTACGTTTCAAAACATTCAAGTACGACACTAAACAAACATTAAGTACACTACCGGACATTAAGTACGATATCAAACATTTAGTACGATATCAACAATATGTACAATATCAAACATTTATTACGATATCAACAAAAAGTGCGATATCAaacatttatacatttattaCAATATCAAACAATAAGTACGATATCAAACATTTAGTACAATATCAAACATCAAACAATATTTCCCCATTCCccacatcactgtaaccatttttACTACAAACTGTCTAAATCACTGTAACACTGTAATCAAAAGACTGTGCCTAGAGTACAAATCTATCTGAACATTCGTTTTGCATTTCAATATCTGAATATACTTATATGTAAAGGAATGATAAACTCTGCGGCCATTTGGTTATACATTTCACGTAAAGTGACTTTGTGAAGTTGGGGGGAGGTGTGGAAGGCGATTTCTCTTCAAGAGAGGCATAATGGCAGACGCCAACTTCCCTATGTAATGCTCCATAAACCCACCAATTATCTTGTAAAGTTGCCTGAAGCTAGCCTATTTATCTTCCGagcttggacagacagacagacatgggtgcttgagtctctctctctctctctctctcacattctccATCCTTCCcattcttctttcctcccttataTTCTCCCTCCCTGTCATATTACCTCCCTCCCTATTCTCCCTTTCTCCCTACTTCCCTCCATTCTATTATTCCTACCTCTCTTCCCCATTTTCTCTCCCTTTATCTTTCTCGTTCTCTCTACAAATGGGTAAAACATCCTCGAGTAACGTTGAATGACCGTTATAGACGTTGAATCGTAATAGCTGGCATATCTGGTGGTAATACTCTACGGATCATCAAACCCACGTTTCAATACCCTCAAGGAGTCGTTGCATTTCACAATGGGAGTCAATCTTAATTAAGGAGAGGCTTGGGGTTCGACTCCCATCACCTTATGACACTCCCAAAAACTCTTttcccctcactcactctctctctctctctctctctctctctcagaaaatatattatgaCAAAATAAATATTGCTCAAAAACTCTACTGAAAGAAATCCCCCAACTTCAGAGGTCATCAAAATCGCAGAGGGTACGAACTGATATTCCTTAAAGTGAGGCGATTTACCAGACCTCTGACCAGGCTATAAGACTCAAAAACCACCTATGTGTAATCCTAAAATGTTGGGTGATGTGTCTGGACTCCGACTTCGGACAGACAAATGGGCCTTCAGTGCTTCCTTGTGTTCAATATGTGGCCTTCTTCCTCGTTCTTATATCCTTAGTTGCTCTACCTTTATCATTGTCTTGATATCAATGGATCACGTAATGAGTTTCTCTTAATAACAGACGAGGGATCAGTGGATCGCTTCAAGCGAAGCGATATAAATTAATGAGTTAGTTATGTTGAAGCTCCAACATATACACCAGTAAGTCTTCTGTAAACGACTTACAGTGTTTAGTAAGTGCCAAATGCATTTAAGTGCACCATAAAGTGCGCACTGGTGCTTAGTAAGTCTTAGTAGGCTTACTAAGAAGAATAAGTCTTATTCCTCTATAGAGATTgaagcttgagaatggtccaggacggaccgaaacgtcgtcgtcccttcaccttctagtgtgtagtctggtcaacttgAGGATTAATTTGAATTCCATTGTTGCACTACGAGTCCACTCGACTAGTTGTAGGTCATTTGTAACAAGCAGGTGTAACAGCATGTCGGCCCTTAAGACTGTGGTACAGCCAAACTACATGTTAAGAAATTGTTAAGAAATAAAACTCAAGGTTCGTTATACACAGTCCAGTACTGACGCAGCAACTGTTGTCTATAATCAGCCTCAAACCATTCTTGATACGGAATTAGATGTTCTTCATCGTCCCATCTAAACCCCAACTTTTCGAACCATTCTTAGTATAATCTCTAGTGCCAAGTTAAGACGTTTGTCTCACCAGTGTTAAGTAACACTTGTTGCTTTAATAATAAagcaacttgctaaatattatttgttgttgtttatagAGTATTACCTatcgttggggacaggaagcctgtgtatatatattattctgtattgcatattattttattattttgtaatCCACTGTATTATattgaattattatgtgtttaatatatatatacatatatatatatatatatatatatatatatatatatatatatatatatatatatatatatatatatatatatatatatatatataagagcattagttgaaaggaaacgtgctcaaCTATTTCTGTCTCGCCCGGGGATCGAACGCTGGATCACCAATTTGAGTAGAGAATGAAGCCAACTGAACTACGAGACGGTACAGTAATACACATCTTAAAGTTAAGCTTCCAGTACAGTATCAATCAACACACAATACACAATACAGTCACTAAGACTATGGCGGAGCGGAAAATTACACACCCAGTCCACACGTCTGAAAAATACAAGAATTGGCGACGTATCGGTTCGTCTTGGACCGTCCTGGTCCGTTAACAagacggtccgttctggaccattaacaAGACGGTCCATCCTGGTCCGTTAACAagacggtccgttctggaccattaacaAGACGGTCCATCCTGGTCCGTTAACAagacggtccgttctggaccattaacaAGACGGTCCATCCTGGTCCGTTAACAagacggtccgttctggaccattaacaAGACGGTCCATCCTGGTCCGTTAACAAGACGGTCCGGTCTGGACCATTAACAagacggtccgtcctggaccttccTGGTCCGTTAACAagacggtccgttctggaccattaacaAGACGGTCTGTcctggtccgtcctggatcaaacGTGATTACTTCCTGTATTTTCAGATGTCTGTATG
The window above is part of the Procambarus clarkii isolate CNS0578487 chromosome 84, FALCON_Pclarkii_2.0, whole genome shotgun sequence genome. Proteins encoded here:
- the LOC138358587 gene encoding clumping factor A-like translates to MTLTGVDQDTSIDHDTSIDHDTSIDQDTSIDHDTSIDHDTSIDHDTSIDHDTSIDHDTGVDHDTSIDHDTSVDHDTSIDQDTSIDHDTSIDRDTGVDHDTSVDHDTSVDHDTSVDHDTGVDHDTGVDHDTSVDHDTSIDHDTGVDHDTSIDHDTGVDHDTSVDHDTGADHDTSIDHDTGADHDTSIDHDTSIDHDTSVDHDTSVDHDTGVDHDTSIDHDTGVDHDTGVDHDTYWC
- the LOC138358588 gene encoding osteocalcin 2-like gives rise to the protein MRTKGSRVGSSSRSRIHKGSRRHSSSSSSSRRIHKGSRRHSSSSSSSRSIHKGSRRHSSSSSSSSSRIHNGSRRHSSSSNSTSSSNSSSSSSNSSSSSSNSSSSNSSSSTTRQQDQQEATIDSIKKPRKSA